The following proteins are encoded in a genomic region of Montipora foliosa isolate CH-2021 chromosome 8, ASM3666993v2, whole genome shotgun sequence:
- the LOC138013350 gene encoding histamine H2 receptor-like, translating to MEAAKNGDNTSSYNMTLAGNHSGSSSSVASSTAPSQFEIVLQAIILIIVLVVSVVGNGVLCYLVFTIKQLQIPTNYFILSLALADFLFAAMCLPFRIVNILQNYLWTLGLDMCRFWIWLDLLFCSASIANLAAISVDRYLTITSPLTYNIRMTSTRVVLSLAALWGYSICLASLSLSPAKDTPGIVVQNQNCYIDNKIFLTVVFVIGFFAPLATMILMYCFVFKVAVAQAKELSRQAESFHGNHRQNSRRKSNRMYPGMIVFEVKATKTLMILLSVFCICWSPFFVLSLVSLHSPRAWDGLPRWFAVLLKGLFVHVLPNCNAAFNPIIYTSYNHQFKKAIKQLFKRCREKRSASLSGSVLEPKAVKRRVHHTLATNAIGRTSTSCLEEKSDI from the coding sequence ATGGAAGCAGCGAAGAATGGTGACAACACGTCCTCGTACAATATGACGCTGGCGGGGAACCATTCTGGAAGTTCATCATCTGTGGCCTCCTCGACAGCTCCTAGCCAGTTCGAGATCGTTTTACAGGCAATCATTCTTATCATCGTACTTGTTGTATCGGTAGTTGGTAACGGTGTGCTTTGTTATCTTGTCTTTACGATCAAACAGCTACAAATTCCAACAAACTACTTCATCCTTTCCCTCGCCCTTGCCGATTTCCTATTCGCGGCCATGTGTCTTCCATTCCGCATCGTAAACATCCTGCAAAATTACCTGTGGACATTAGGACTTGACATGTGTCGATTCTGGATTTGGCTGGACCTCCTCTTCTGTTCCGCGTCCATCGCCAACTTAGCAGCGATTAGCGTGGATCGCTATTTGACGATAACTTCTCCTCTGACCTACAACATTCGCATGACATCTACCAGGGTGGTTTTGTCTCTCGCAGCGTTGTGGGGTTACTCGATTTGCCTAGCGTCTCTGTCATTGAGCCCTGCGAAGGACACCCCTGGAATTGTTGTGCAAAACCAAAATTGTTACATCGACAACAAGATCTTTCTGACTGTTGTATTTGTAATTGGATTTTTTGCGCCCTTAGCTACCATGATACTAATGTATTGCTTCGTTTTTAAAGTGGCTGTTGCTCAAGCTAAAGAACTTTCTCGTCAGGCAGAGTCTTTCCATGGAAACCATCGGCAGAACTCTCGGCGAAAGTCAAACCGTATGTACCCTGGAATGATTGTCTTCGAAGTCAAAGCAACAAAGACTTTGATGATATTGTTGAGCGTGTTTTGCATTTGTTGGTCGCCGTTTTTCGTGTTGTCTTTGGTAAGCTTGCACAGTCCTAGGGCTTGGGATGGATTGCCTCGATGGTTTGCTGTGCTTCTAAAAGGTCTTTTCGTGCATGTTTTGCCAAATTGTAATGCAGCTTTTAATCCGATCATTTACACCTCGTATAACCACCAATTCAAGAAAGCTATTAAACAACTATTTAAGCGCTGCAGAGAAAAGAGATCAGCTAGCTTAAGCGGGTCCGTCTTAGAGCCCAAGGCAGTGAAAAGACGGGTTCATCACACGCTTGCAACAAACGCCATAGGGAGGACATCGACGTCCTGTTTGGAGGAAAAAAGCGATATCTAA